Genomic DNA from Candidatus Nitronereus thalassa:
CTTCGGCCCAAAAACGCTCGATGCAAGAGCATTCGTATCAACATGACCACCACGATAAGGAAGGTCGTTCCCAAGCTATAGCGGAGGATGGAAGGATCTAAGGACGCAAAAAATGATTCAACCATAGTTACTGGCTCTACTGACATAGAGATTAACGGACAAAAGGATAAAATCCTTCATTTAAAAATTAATTGCCGATTCTTCGCCCAGGTAGTACTCGACGTTTATTCACTATCTCGGTGAGTTCTTCCTTATTAATTAATAAATGTGCCAATTGGCTGTTTTGTTCCATTTGAAACTCCGCCCCACCGTATCGGACAATGGGTTGTCCTTGTTCATTATTCACAAAAGCTAGCACATACACATCCGACTGTGGCCCCGTCCCTCGGACAAAACCAAAGGAAAAATTCTCTTCAAAACTGACGCGGAGTTCAGGGTCTCGCACATCCACCGCAATCCCCGGGGTCCCTCGATTCACGACAATTTCATTCACATCCTTTCCGTCCTTCACGACCAATTTTCCCTTGGCAATTTCATACTTACCGGAAGTGTCTACATGACGAAGCTGAATAGGATGGGACACATAGAATTGCAACCGTTTCAGTTCGGGAGGCGTGAGATTATATTCCATTCTTAAGGAATGGGTAAAAGGAATTTTGTCAAAGGTGCTTCGAACTTGTGGACGATTTTCACACCCCAAAAGTCCGAGAATTCCAAAAAGAACCATAAGAAAAACCACCCGACCCCTCATTTGTGTTTCCACCTTTTTCCGTCTTCCCTCAGGAAAACCCTGACAAATTGCTCGGAACATCCTCACCCTCCTTCACATTCTATTGAGTATTAGTTTTTTTAGAACATTCAAGGACATAACACAAGTCCATAGGCCACCTATTATCCACCTCAGGCAACACCCATGAACCTTAGACCATCAAGCCGACTTCCCCGTCACGGCCTGACTTATGATAAGGATCAGCCATTCAGAGTCCCAAGGCCTAGCATTGGCCGTCAATATTCCATATGGGGAGCAATCCATGTGCTAACCTCCAAGTTCATTCTGGATTATAAACAATGAACCTTTCAGACTCACAAATTTTGGAACCATCGGCGGACCAAATCTTTACTTCCTGACCCTAAAGAAAGGTTATGAAGCCATACCTCCATAGAATTTTTTGGGACATTTTGTTCCAATCCTGGACAAAGTTCCCCATCAATGGAAGTTGATGAAATCCCACGCATTTCAGGTCTCTTTTCTCAACTCTGCTAATCCACATCGAACAATTTGCACTTGGCTACTTGTTTCCTAAGAGTTTCCTAAGGAAAAATTTCATTGAATTTCTTAAGAAATTTGCAGTAAACAAAAAATGCAAAAGTACGTAAAAATTGGTATATCTTTTGCACCTTCTATCTCTTGCAAGCAGGAAGATCCTTCCTGCAAACAATCCTCATTCGGCAGGAATTCATAAGGATGCCTTTAAAAGGAGGTCAGAGAGATGAATGCCTCAATCATTGATGCCACCCTCGCCTTAGTCGGCGCCTTGGGTGTCATTGCTACAGCTATGTTGATGTTTAGTACTTCAAGGGGTGAACGCTTCACGGGTCATATGAAGACTGAGACTTCACTTCAGAATCATGTTGCGGCCACTGTCCGAAAAGCGGCGTAAATCTCTCTGTACACATAAAACATGAATGCTCTTGCACACATTGAGCAACCAACATCTACCATCTCAAGGAAGGTGGAGAAAGTCATCAAGGGGAGAAGACCGTTCTCGGTTTCTCCCCTTGGTTGGTTACAACACACAGTAATAATGGCAGCACAGGATCACCACCAACAGCCAAGGACTTTTATGAGTAATAAACAACAAGAGGGTTGGGTACCCCGCTCAATCAAGTGGGTAGGCCTATCTACGCTTATTTTGGTGATACCTGGGGGGCTGATTGCCTGGGGTGCTCATTGGATCATAAGTCGAAGGCACCAACGAGAGACACCTTCCGAGCCACAGGTTCTCCCACTTATTGATCCCATTACTCCTCTTTCCCTTTCTTCGGTCGAAGAGGAGATGATTCCCGTCATTCCAATTTCGACACCTATCCCTTTGGCAGTAGGCCCTATCGCCATATCCCCTCAACCCACATCGGACAAATAACCAAACCATCCTAGGGATGAAGACCAAACGCCTCTTGGATGGCATTAAACATGAATTGCACGGCAATGGCGGCAACGACAAGCCCCATGAGTCGAATCGTAATCTTCATAGCGATGGGCCCGAACCAGGAGGCGCGTTTGATAGCCACGGAAAAAATGACATAACTAGCCAACCCCACCAAGGCAATACAAGCACACAAGACCGCCCGAGCCCCCCAATGCTGAGCCTGAGTCTCCAAGAGCATTACCGTGGTAATCGCCCCAGGGCCCGCCAACAATGGTATGCCAAGCGGAGTAACCGCAATGTCGAGTTTTTCAATGGCCTCTTTCGCTTCTTCTGGAGATTCTTGAACGGAAGATCGCTGTCCACGCAACATATCCAGTGCAATCAATAAGAGAACTAATCCTCCGGCAAGTTGAAACGCCGGAAGCATAATGCCTAATAATGTGAAGAGCGTCGAGCCTAACAGCGCAAATCCCAGAAGCACGCCCACCGCCACCATACAGGCCACCTTGGCCATGCGGAGTTTATCCTCTGGGATATCACGACCGGTCATGGCCAAAAACGCCGACACGCCGGAAATCGGATTTACCACTACAAATAAGGAACCAAGGGCGAGGAGTGAAAAATTCAGAAGGTCCATGAATAGAATTTGTGGGGTTCAATCCCGGTCCCAGTTAATTTCTTCTGAACCCTTCCCGTAAATTTCCCATCTTCACCCATCACTCATTTTCCAATGTAAGAAAAAGAGTCGCGCCGCCACGGCGAACCAGAAGCAACACATTTTCTCTGGGCCCGAGGTGTTTGGAGAGCGACTCAAAGTCCCTGAGAAATCTCACTGGATTTCGATTAATCTCAATTAAGACATCCCCGATTTGTAATCCTCCACGCTCAGAAGGACTGTTAGGTGGCACGTCGCTGACCACTACGCCTTCATCCCCTTGACCTTGGCCAGGAGGCAAAGGTTCAACAA
This window encodes:
- a CDS encoding MarC family protein; this translates as MDLLNFSLLALGSLFVVVNPISGVSAFLAMTGRDIPEDKLRMAKVACMVAVGVLLGFALLGSTLFTLLGIMLPAFQLAGGLVLLLIALDMLRGQRSSVQESPEEAKEAIEKLDIAVTPLGIPLLAGPGAITTVMLLETQAQHWGARAVLCACIALVGLASYVIFSVAIKRASWFGPIAMKITIRLMGLVVAAIAVQFMFNAIQEAFGLHP